In Proteiniborus ethanoligenes, a single window of DNA contains:
- the pglZ gene encoding BREX-1 system phosphatase PglZ type A → MNLTEIKKILEENFNKEPYDGKRRNIVFWYDSDGEFTEEINELKLENAKVLHLTDRNSFYIKYILEKEDTTSNYLVFSPKPKPLPRENWLLDIEKYSTQFSTDKATVIMRNLGVKDETLRNVFKKHIKFFNNKERYKKFASYNIENYTEEKVEIGVLSSLCKLPIIDFELVVKTLLIEEIKGEDRYLEDINKFGDIDVFWSLVGKRYGYHLEERSLEQLMLMFLITSLSYSLEAKIPNTWEKFISSKKSDVIIFIDHFMSHTVDHEMYDAMANNMEKKLNIKEYTKKWDIEDYIKCDNFKAFDEEIISRLITNLVENTGEYENYRKIINRRKTTHWYNKLSNEYETLYYGMEILRLENELQKSIKGSTAYELVDNYTKTYYLFDYFYRKFYLAYDNIDNKDRFSELVHVIENTYTNWYLEELSMKWSQTIENELISDIRISGLTKQQDFYSQYVSPYIRNEERVFVIISDAFRYEAAVEFSDILNRDRRGKAELSFMQGVIPSYTKLGMATLLPHKKIEINDKSEVIVDGLNSSGTENRQKILLNYSADAVAIQYNHIKDMNRAEYKEIFDGKKLIYIYHNAIDTIGDKASTERDVFAAVEKTFGDLNNLIKSLVNNVSATNIFITADHGFIYRRSSLQEYNKIGKADVKAIDEGRRFILSEDKIEEQGLLTIPMNYLLGEERKINAIIPKGVTRFKVQGAGDNYVHGGGALQEIIIPVIKFKNIRKDEFKSSKVEVKLTNISRKITNRITYLEFFQTEKVEEKKTPIRLKLYFVDEEDNRISNENIIIADSRSSKPEERSFREKFTLKDQAYDKGKKYYLVMEDEDETVEKVYDKVPFMIDLAIVNDFGF, encoded by the coding sequence GTGAACTTAACAGAAATAAAAAAGATATTAGAAGAAAATTTTAATAAAGAACCATATGATGGAAAACGTAGAAATATAGTATTCTGGTATGACTCAGATGGAGAATTCACAGAGGAAATTAATGAGCTAAAACTTGAAAACGCTAAGGTTTTGCACTTAACTGATAGAAACAGCTTTTATATAAAGTATATACTCGAAAAAGAGGACACAACTTCAAATTATCTAGTTTTTTCACCTAAACCTAAGCCATTACCAAGAGAAAATTGGCTATTAGACATTGAAAAATACAGTACACAGTTTTCAACTGACAAAGCAACTGTCATTATGAGAAATCTAGGGGTAAAGGATGAAACTCTAAGAAATGTATTTAAGAAACATATAAAATTCTTTAACAACAAGGAAAGATATAAAAAGTTTGCCTCATATAATATTGAAAACTATACAGAGGAAAAGGTTGAAATTGGAGTTTTATCTTCTCTTTGTAAACTACCAATTATAGACTTTGAGTTAGTAGTCAAAACCTTGCTTATAGAAGAAATAAAGGGTGAGGATAGATATTTAGAAGACATTAATAAGTTTGGAGATATAGATGTATTCTGGAGCCTAGTAGGGAAAAGATATGGATATCATCTAGAAGAAAGAAGCCTTGAACAGCTAATGCTTATGTTCTTAATAACAAGCTTAAGCTATAGTTTAGAAGCAAAGATACCAAATACTTGGGAGAAGTTCATTTCCTCAAAGAAAAGCGATGTCATTATATTTATTGATCATTTCATGAGCCATACAGTAGACCATGAAATGTATGATGCTATGGCTAATAATATGGAGAAAAAGCTAAATATAAAGGAATATACCAAGAAATGGGACATAGAAGACTATATTAAATGTGATAACTTCAAAGCTTTTGATGAAGAAATAATAAGTAGATTAATTACAAATTTAGTAGAAAATACTGGAGAATATGAGAATTATAGAAAGATCATTAACAGAAGAAAAACTACTCATTGGTACAATAAATTAAGTAACGAGTATGAAACACTATACTACGGAATGGAAATTTTAAGGCTAGAAAACGAATTACAGAAATCTATTAAAGGTTCAACGGCATATGAACTAGTAGATAACTATACTAAAACCTATTATCTTTTCGACTATTTTTATAGGAAATTCTATTTAGCCTATGACAACATAGATAATAAAGACAGATTTTCCGAGCTTGTTCACGTAATTGAAAATACATATACAAATTGGTATTTAGAAGAACTGTCTATGAAATGGTCTCAAACTATTGAAAATGAACTCATTAGTGATATAAGAATTAGTGGACTTACAAAGCAGCAGGATTTTTATTCTCAATATGTTTCACCATATATAAGAAATGAGGAAAGAGTATTTGTAATCATATCAGATGCATTCAGATATGAAGCCGCTGTGGAATTTAGCGATATACTAAATAGAGATAGACGAGGTAAGGCTGAGCTTTCATTTATGCAGGGAGTCATACCTTCTTATACAAAGCTAGGAATGGCAACACTACTTCCACATAAGAAAATAGAGATTAATGATAAATCCGAGGTAATAGTAGATGGCTTAAATTCATCAGGAACAGAAAACAGGCAAAAAATACTTTTAAACTATTCAGCAGATGCAGTAGCTATACAATATAACCATATTAAAGATATGAATAGAGCAGAATACAAGGAAATTTTTGATGGAAAGAAGCTAATCTATATTTATCACAATGCTATTGACACCATTGGGGACAAGGCCTCTACGGAAAGAGATGTATTTGCAGCAGTTGAAAAGACATTTGGGGATTTAAATAACTTAATCAAGAGTTTAGTCAACAATGTAAGTGCTACAAATATTTTTATTACAGCGGATCATGGATTTATCTACAGAAGGTCATCATTACAAGAGTATAATAAGATAGGTAAAGCAGATGTGAAGGCGATAGATGAGGGAAGAAGATTTATTCTTTCTGAAGACAAGATTGAAGAGCAGGGACTGCTAACTATACCTATGAACTATTTACTTGGAGAAGAAAGAAAAATAAATGCAATTATTCCAAAAGGTGTTACTAGATTTAAAGTACAAGGTGCTGGTGATAATTATGTCCATGGTGGCGGTGCTCTTCAGGAAATAATCATTCCTGTAATTAAATTTAAAAATATCAGAAAAGATGAATTCAAATCATCTAAAGTAGAAGTAAAGCTTACTAATATATCGAGAAAGATTACAAATAGGATTACCTACCTAGAATTCTTCCAAACCGAAAAGGTAGAAGAAAAGAAAACTCCTATTAGGTTGAAACTTTACTTTGTAGATGAGGAAGACAACAGAATTTCTAATGAAAATATTATTATTGCTGATAGTAGGTCATCCAAACCTGAAGAACGTTCATTTAGAGAGAAATTTACATTAAAGGATCAAGCTTATGATAAGGGTAAAAAATACTATTTAGTTATGGAAGATGAGGATGAAACAGTAGAAAAGGTCTACGACAAAGTACCATTTATGATTGATTTAGCAATTGTAAATGACTTTGGATTTTAA
- a CDS encoding DUF3226 domain-containing protein: MKSILLCEGKSDAILISYYLNKTKGWEFSNKKDKRKITIPVRNQENEEVKWYSLNDDLLVIWGVGGKDNLRYSINEVLKNIRFEKRERAFDKIVILRDRDNTEDIDSILQELSECLDVVRLENNNWNEVEYINEFNDLINVKILPIIIPFNKHGALETFLLEAITEMGEEESLIVNKSKEFISNFRLAKYLFNERLKLKGELAVTLGTMFPQKTFTPIDSMLKDINWEEYRTIQEGFRKLEEI; the protein is encoded by the coding sequence ATGAAAAGTATATTATTATGTGAAGGCAAATCTGACGCTATATTAATTAGTTATTACCTTAATAAAACCAAAGGATGGGAGTTTAGCAATAAAAAAGATAAACGTAAAATTACTATTCCCGTAAGAAACCAAGAGAATGAAGAAGTAAAGTGGTATAGCCTGAATGACGATTTATTAGTTATCTGGGGTGTTGGGGGAAAAGATAATCTTCGTTATTCCATAAATGAAGTTTTAAAGAATATTAGATTTGAGAAAAGAGAAAGGGCATTCGATAAGATTGTGATATTAAGAGATAGAGATAATACAGAAGATATCGATAGTATCTTGCAGGAATTAAGTGAGTGCCTAGATGTGGTAAGGCTAGAAAACAATAACTGGAATGAAGTGGAATATATTAATGAATTTAATGATTTAATTAATGTGAAAATACTACCAATAATTATTCCTTTTAACAAACATGGAGCATTAGAGACATTTTTACTGGAGGCTATAACTGAAATGGGAGAAGAAGAAAGCCTTATAGTAAATAAAAGTAAAGAATTTATTTCGAATTTTAGATTAGCAAAATATTTGTTTAATGAAAGACTAAAACTAAAAGGTGAGTTAGCTGTTACTCTTGGAACAATGTTTCCTCAAAAAACCTTTACACCTATTGATTCTATGCTAAAAGATATTAACTGGGAAGAATATAGGACAATACAAGAAGGATTTAGAAAGCTAGAAGAAATATAA
- a CDS encoding AAA family ATPase, which translates to MSYIKELHIKNFRGIRDLELSDLGVVNVIVGENNAGKTSVLEAIAIIERPTELGNIIRVGGLREILNNKSSYYTIFKNMLNADSNSINISANIEGQEFDLDINGNRVHMLTEETYSKEIERFEGKIKVNYGEKKIVENVTISQKDKEFVLDNKLQTVSMEYVTSIEHLTNNIPNEVIKKGKKKELVDLLKIFDKNIVGLEMLEENGKTIPYLQHKKFGLMPLSTYGEGTKKVLLLGSSIIKAENGVLLIDEVETAIHIDALVDIFKWFIKACKRHKVQVFMTTHSIEVIDSLLESQNDVDRLKVLRDLIRIITIRNSLDEKKTKVRNIDGLKAYELREDFNMELR; encoded by the coding sequence ATGAGTTATATTAAGGAACTACATATTAAAAATTTTAGAGGAATTAGGGATTTGGAATTATCAGACCTAGGAGTAGTAAATGTTATAGTTGGTGAAAACAATGCTGGTAAGACATCTGTATTAGAGGCTATAGCCATTATAGAAAGACCTACTGAACTAGGCAATATCATTAGGGTTGGTGGATTGAGGGAAATATTGAACAATAAGAGCTCATATTATACAATTTTTAAAAATATGTTGAATGCTGATTCTAATAGTATAAATATCTCTGCAAATATAGAAGGACAAGAGTTTGATCTAGATATAAATGGGAACAGGGTTCACATGTTGACAGAGGAAACATATTCTAAAGAAATTGAAAGATTTGAAGGTAAGATAAAAGTTAATTATGGTGAGAAAAAAATAGTAGAGAATGTAACAATATCTCAAAAGGATAAAGAATTTGTATTGGATAATAAGCTTCAGACAGTTTCTATGGAGTATGTTACATCTATTGAACATTTGACGAATAATATCCCAAATGAAGTTATCAAAAAAGGAAAGAAAAAGGAGCTAGTAGATTTACTTAAGATATTTGATAAGAATATTGTAGGACTGGAAATGTTAGAGGAGAATGGAAAAACCATACCTTATTTACAACATAAAAAGTTCGGACTAATGCCATTGTCTACCTATGGTGAGGGAACAAAAAAAGTACTCCTGCTAGGTTCATCTATTATAAAGGCAGAGAATGGAGTTTTGTTAATAGATGAAGTTGAAACTGCAATTCATATAGATGCTTTAGTTGATATATTTAAATGGTTTATAAAGGCATGTAAAAGACATAAAGTTCAAGTTTTTATGACTACACATAGCATAGAGGTAATTGATTCTTTATTAGAAAGTCAAAATGATGTAGATAGACTGAAAGTGTTAAGAGATTTAATAAGGATAATAACAATTAGAAATAGTTTAGATGAAAAGAAAACAAAGGTCAGAAATATTGACGGATTAAAGGCATATGAGCTAAGAGAAGATTTTAATATGGAGTTGAGATGA